A single bacterium DNA region contains:
- the fliE gene encoding flagellar hook-basal body complex protein FliE — MRIESITGLTGPTAGSSIQRLTSPSSPGGIESITRLGAETNKVEGNQDFGQMLSNVLEQINGAQQKSAAMVTDFAKGKPVELHQVMLAMERANTALQLTVQVRNKIIEAYQEISRMQV; from the coding sequence ATGAGAATTGAATCGATTACAGGACTGACAGGCCCGACTGCTGGATCATCGATTCAGCGATTAACCTCACCGTCAAGCCCGGGGGGGATTGAATCGATAACCAGACTCGGGGCTGAGACTAATAAGGTTGAAGGAAATCAAGATTTCGGCCAGATGCTCAGCAATGTGCTTGAACAGATTAATGGAGCACAGCAAAAGAGCGCTGCGATGGTTACCGATTTTGCCAAAGGCAAACCGGTTGAGCTTCACCAGGTGATGCTTGCGATGGAACGCGCAAACACCGCTTTACAACTCACCGTGCAGGTCCGCAATAAGATTATTGAGGCTTACCAAGAAATTAGCCGCATGCAGGTTTAG